The following nucleotide sequence is from Candidatus Methanoplasma cognatum.
AATTGGGTTATATTTAAAAGCTACTGATAAAAGCGGCTTATGTTCTCTTGATCGGGCATGTTAATTACACCCCCGCTTGCCTATACATGATCTTAAACCAATGCGGAACTTATGCTTAAGAGGACGGCTCCGTCCTGATCTGCTGGAGGAGACCTGTTCCCAGAAATGTTGAGGAATTATTCCCAGAAATGTTGAGGAATTATTCCCATGAATATTCGAACTATCAAAGATCAGGGGGTCCGACCGACCCGGGTGAATACTGGCCTTCAGAGCTCACCGCTCTTCGCCTTTGCCTGGGCCCTCTTCATGCGTGCCTTCGCGTCGAAGCCCGTTGCTTTCTCCACGAACACATTCAGCTTCCTCTTGCTGTCAAGGATGTCGCTGTCTGCCATCTTCCCTTCCTTGCTGGCGGTGACCACTTCAAGCTTATCCTTGCCGATCACCTTCACAGTTATGCTTTCCAGCACCCCGTATGACGAAACGAGCGCATCCCCTTTCTTGGACGCGTTGCCGAAGACATCTTTCATCATATTTTCCAGAAGATCCCCTTCTATATTCTTGAACCATCCTTTTTTAATATCGTACTCAACCATCTTTCGCACTTCCCAAAGCAAGGTCGTTGTCGAACCTTCTGTCAAGGTCCGCCGCCGTACCAAGTATCCTTTCCAATCCCAAATACGTTTGCCAATCCTTTATACAGTCGCATTTGACGTCAAGGTCTTTCACGTCCTGCGAGAATGAGAACTTCTCGATCCCTTCCAGAACGTTCCTGTCGCATTTACCGCAGTTGTGCACGCCCCTCATGGTCCCCCCTCCGGAGGGAGAGGACATCAATCTGGCGTTCACGGCGCCGGATAGTTTCCTCAGAACTTCTGTCAGTGACCACACCCACGGCGGCCTCAGTTCCCCCGCCCTCCACAGTCTCTCCGCATACGTTCCGCGCTGAACGTTCAGAGGATTTATGGATATCTCGTCCGAGAACTCATCCGCGAACAGAGCCGATCTGATCGTATCCTCCATAGCCACCGATTCCGTGAGGAAGGGCGGCTTCAGCAGAAGGTACGTTCTGACGGTCAGGCCCGCCCCTTTGATGATCATTCCGGCGTTTCTGCTGTCATCCGGAGTGAACCCTTTGCTGATCGAAGTTGCCAAGACATCGGGGTCGGAACTCTCAAGACCCAGCGCGATCGTGATCGTTTTGGGGAGCGCTGCTATCGTCTCCTCTTTTACAAATTCGGGGCGGCTTTCGAAAAGGATCCTTTCACACCCGGAAAATTCTTTCAATATCCTTTCTCTTATGGAGAGAGGTATCTCGTTCTCGTCAAGAAAGCTGCCGGAGGTGTATATCTTGACGAATCCCTCTTCATTATATTTTGACAGTGCCTCGTCGACCTGTCTGTTGAGATCGTCCTCCGTCACCCGGCTCAGGGACGCCTGCCTGTATCCGCACATTGTGCAGCCCCCTGTCTTTGCCCAGCAGCATCCGTTCGTGCGCATTATCATTACCATCGCATCGGACACCCTGCCGGATATCAGGTCTTTCTCTTTCCAGCACGCCTCAAGCTGAGACGGCGATCTTTTTTCTTTCATTTCCGTGCCTGTCCTGAGCATATGCTCCTGATTATTAATCATTATCAATTCCGGCCTTGACGTTTCATAACTTGGGTCTTGACACGAAGATGTAACGGGGGGGTTGACTGATGAATATCGGCGGCGGGCGTATTTTTGTTTCGCTTCCTATGCGCTCAAGATCATCCTTGGCTGAAAAGTGCCTGCAGCCCATTTTATTGGGGAGCAAACCAGGCTTTATATGCTGCCCAAGCCTTCGCTTCCGCAAGCCCAAGTCCTATGTCCCCGTCATTATTTTTGACAAAGAGTTCAACTGCTTTGGCAAAGCTTACGCCGTAAATTGCCAACACTGCGTCGACATAATTCTGTGCATTGCTTGTTGCTATCTCTTCGCCATTCAGTTCAACAGTGAGGTCCGTGAGGTTGCCATTGTGCAGGAAGTCTTTCCAATCGTCATATTCGTGTATCAATCCTTTGTGCGTCTCGGCGGCGCCGGAGACCATTTCGCAAAGGTCTCCAAGCTCGGATGATACCCGCTCGGAGAAATCACTTCCATCATGGTAATAATCTTCGTATAGCATGTTTACAGCGATGCAGTCCTCCATACTAACGCCGCCGTGCATGAACAGCACCTTCTTAGCCAGATTCACTGTGCCTTCGGGATCCAACGGCATAATTATATTGTCGAGGATAGAAAACTGTCGCTCTCTGATGGCATCCCTTACCTCATCTATGTTTCCGCATTTGCCTATTATATAGTAATCATATAAGAGGGCCTTCTTGTAAAATGGTAATGGATCAAAAGGTGGAGGGTATTCAGCTGCATAGGGCACACCATCAGACAGCGGTGCTTCCCCCATGTCCCAGCGTAACGCATCAGGAGGATGTGACATGTCTTTGTAAAAATCTATAAACGCGCCTGCAGATAGTGTGCTAAAGGCAGCGACCACAGCTACGACTTTTTGGCAGGTTTCTTTTGGAGATGTTGACTTCTTATCAGTTATTATTGGTTTTCTGCATATGAGTGTGCCCTCATTAGCTTTCTCTCTGTATCCCCAATTGGCAAGGATGTTCGATGTCTCGCCGCCCGTTGGCGTATCTTCAACAACTTTTTTTCGAACTCCAAAATTTATCTCATTCTCTCTTTGAGGAAGCGGGTCGGGTATATATTCCATAGCTTTTCTTCGTATTCCAAATATCCCTTGTTCAGAGAGTGCATCCGCCACTTTATATTGTGTAGCCCTTACATTAACTGTTTCGCCATTTGTAGTTCTTACTTCCATTACAACTTCATCCAACGCAGAGTCATGAGATTCACTAATTACTGTAGGCTTTTGCGGGGCTTCTGTTTTAGCTTTTTTAACTTCAGCGGATCGGACCAAATAACCAACCTCGGTCTGTCGCCAGCCTTTTTAATTTTATGGCTATTCTATCGGATTCTTTGCTTGATTTACTGTTGTAAAGTATACTAATGTGTTCGGGATATGGAACCCTGTCTTCTATTACCGACAGCCCTTGGGATTCACATTCTCCTTTGGAAACCGCAACAACGCCACAGGATGCATTACGCAGAACCTTTGTGTAGTGGTTGTAGGCATCGTCAGGCGTGATCATCTCGCCATCATATACGGAAAGTGATGACCCTCCTTTTGGGAGCGTGAATACTTGGGATGTTATATTTCCCGCTTGAATGAAGCTTGGATGTACCTGGCGCAACAAGAGGGCATCATTTTCCATTGACCATCTCCGATATAGACGAATTGATGCGGTCCCAGCTCAACTTTTCAGACAAGTTGCATTCATATTCTTTTTCAGAATCATTTTCAGTGTCTATCGCGACAACCCGTCCAATCAGCGTTTCGAGATTGACTCTGAGTATCAACTCGCTGACGCCGATAGACCACTCTGCCTGAAGTTCGCCATCTTCGGTTGGAAATATGTGAGGCGTTGGAAGTTTTTCTTCATAGCATAGGGCGAAAAGCTCTGCGACTCTCTTCGCCCCGTCCTTCAAAATCCCTTTACCAGTCCCATCGAGCCAGCCATCCTCCAAATGAGAGAGTTCTTCGATCCTAGCTTGTATATCCAGTGGGTCTAACAGCTGAATATCTTTTACCTCTTCTATTGAAAGCAATTTACCGACACCGCTGAAGTTGCCGATTCCTTCTATATAGATCTTTGTCTGACTTATTTTGTTAGATACCTGCCCTATGAGGTAATTGGACCAAATATCCATATCAATATCCACGGGCAGTGATACTCCCCCCTCGGAGGAGATAACTATAATCTTATCATGTTCCAGATCTATGTTACTGACTATCCCCCATAGCTGTATTTCATCCGTAAAGGGTTTACGGGTTGTAGCCAGTATCCTATGGCGTCTTGCTTTGTTGAATTCCGCCTTTCTTCTGCCGCTCTGTATTATGACTTCTTCGCCTTCCTTGAGGCTGCGCCCAAACTTATCAAAGAAAGGCGCCCACTCTTCGGGCAGTTCCGAGTTGCCTTCCTCTATCACTTCGATGGCGTTTATAATCTCATCGACTGCTTGATAATAGCACGCTTCCTCATCTGTCAGAGATATATGCTGCTGTCCATAAACTGTGAAAGAGAGTCCCACCTCTGTTGATCCTGGCGATATCTTAGAAATACCTATTGAAACCTGCTCTTTGAACCCCCTTGGTAACCGCTCCCTTTGAGGGTGCTGTTCCATGTATTTTTTTGCTGCACAATGTTTTATCAGTTTTTCAAATGCAAGGATGTCAGGGAGTATATCTATTGGCAATGTGTGAAAGTCGAACCTCTTTCCTCTGAAGACAAGCGTTGTACTCTGATCCATATGTTATTTCAATATATCATATTGGTCAATTTATAAATAAAATCTTGTTTGTGTTTTTCTTCTTTGCCAAATATGACTGATAATTATCAAACGAAGTCCATTCGATGGGAAATCAATGGATAACACTCGAAGCGGCAGAGCGTATGGCCTGTGTCAAAAAATTGCCCCGGCAAGCTCATCCGGTATGCGGTGGAGCCCTTGATGTCCCGCACGACAGTGTCCGCACCTATCGGCAGTGGTGCGAGAATCCCCATCGATGAAAGCATATATGCCTTGTCGATGGAGCCTTTTGGACTCTGAACGCATCTTTCAGCGCGAGAACGCGGTCGGCCGTGACATTCAACAAATCTCAGGGGCTCGCTGCCGCAAATCGAGCTACAAAATCGGAAGTTGATACCGGGCCGTTATCTTAATTTTCCGTCGCTGAGGAAATATTAATATGATGCCATTCAATCCAGCCGACAGGTAGATAGATGGTCAGAGAGATTGTCATAATAGGCTCGGGCGCGGCGGGGATCACAGCGGCATCCTCCGCCAGAAAGACCGATCCTGACGCAAAGATAACCGTTTTCACAGAGGATGCGGACATAGCTTACTCTCCCTGCGTCATACCTTGGGCGGTGGAGGGGAAGATCGCGTGGGAAAACGTGATCATGCGTACACCCGATCACTATTCCAGAGAGAAGATGATAGATGTTCTGACACAGACCAAAGTAGACTCCGCGGACGGTTCCGCGAAAACTGTGACCGCCGGAGGTAAGACCTACGGATACGATTCGCTGGTCATAGCCGCCGGAGGGAGAACGTTCATACCTCCGATAGGCGGCGTTGATCTTGACGGGGTGTTCGGCGTAAGGACCCTCAGGGACGGTCGGAACATACAATCATATGCCGAAGGCGTCAAAAGCATCGTGATCTGCGGGGCGGGGACAATAGGACTGGAGATGGCCCTTGCATTCTCGCATCTCGGGAAGGATGTGACCGTCGTCGAAATGCAGGACCAGATCTTACCTCGCATCGCCGATAAGGATATGGCAGACGAGGTCCAGAGATATCTTGAAGATAAAGGGATCGTATTCGCGCTCAATTCACCGGTGCAGTCTGTCAACGGCGCCGGAAAGGTAAGCGGGGTCACCGCAGGGAACAAAGAATATCCCTGCGGCATGGTCATATTCGCTACAGGCGTAAGAGCCAACACAGAGATCCCCAAACAGCTGGGTCTTGACATCGGCCAGCTCGGAGGGGTCATCGTGTCGCCTTCGCTCCAGCCTTATAAGAGGGGGCGCATCGTCCCGGACGTATACGTCGCGGGAGACATAATACAGTGCTCGTCCGCCGCCATGCCCGGTCCGACCGTTAGCCAGCTCGGGTCGTCCGCCGTCAGGCAGGGCAAGGTCGCCGGCAAGAACGCCGCCGGAGGGAAGGCTCTGTACGGGCCGGTAGCAAGCCCGTGGGTGAGCGTGATAGACGAAATGGAAATAGCCGGCACGGGGCTGTCGCTGGGCCTTGCGTCCTGGTACGGAGCGGATCTGGTCTGCGGAAAGGCCGACGGCCTTACCCGCGCCAGGTATTATCCGGACACAAAGAAGATGACTGTGAAAGTGCTTGCCGATGCGGCGTCGCACAGAATAGTGGGCGCACAGATAATCGCAGGCGAAGGGGCCACCGGCAGGATCAACTGGCTTACTTCTGCGATAATGTCGGGAGTGACAGCGGAAGACCTCCTTGTGCGCGCCGAGAATGCTTACTGCCCGCCCACATCGATGGTGAAGGACGTGGTCATCTCGGCTGTGGAAGACCTCTGCGAGAAATTGAAGTGATCCGATGGAATACGACGAATACAAGAAGCTCTACGACTCCCTGAACAGGCCGGACGACATAGAGAGACTTCTCGAGAAAGGTTACGATCAAAGGCTGCTTGAAACACTGTACACCCAGAAGACAAGCAGGGACGTTAAAAAGCGCTTCCATTTCATCAAACAGAAGGCCCCCGATATGCTCAGGGAATGGAAGAGGGGGAGGACGATCATGAACATCTCCGACAAATACAGGTTCCCTCCCATACTGACCGCGATGTTCATTTTTCTGGAGGACGGGGCCAGCAGGAAACAGTTCTGGGAATTCATAAAAACGCCGGAACTGCTTGAAAGCCAGCAGACGGCCGACGAGGTCAGGGATGTGGTCAGGAACGATTTCGTATACTCACCGGACGCCAACGACAGGCAGAAGGAGCGGGGGGTATGGGGAGAGACGCTGCTCCAAGACTGGCTGGACGAGCAGAACATCAAATACAGAACGGAAGAGGATCTTCGCGGCGAGGGACAGAAGACCCCCGACTGTCTGCTTGACGAGCCGATGCTCTATGACGGGAAGAAGATATGCTGGATCGAGAGCAAGGCGTCGTTCGGCGATAATGTCGAGTTCCGTTTCAACTCAAGAAAGCAGCTCTGCCCGTACACAAATCTCTTCGGCCCGGGTCTCGTAGTGTATTGGACAGGCTGTCTTAACGATATGGAATGCCCGGAAGGCGTTTACATCTCCGACATATCCGTGCTGGAGAAAAAACTTGAGAAGATCACCGAGTGATCTTTCTTTTATATTCTTCTCTGAGTTCACCCAGCGTCGCGGTCCTCTCCGCGAATGCGTCATGCTTGTGAATGGATTCCTCCGACTCGCTCTTCACCGTTATCTCCACGTTGTCCGGGAGCTTTTCATACTTTTCGACGATGGATTCCAGAACGCTCCTCACCACATCCTCCACGAACTTCGGGTTGGCGTGGGCGTTGATCACGACCTGCCCCTCGTCGTCTCTTTTAAGAAGTTCGAACGTGGGCGAAGAGAACGCTCCCTGTATGATGTCGATTATCTCATCCGCCTCCACATCAGTGCCCTCATCCGTGGTGAACAGGGCTGTGCATACGTTCCTCTGGTTGTGGGACATCACCGCTGTCCCGCCGCAGCCCGTCATCTCCGACACGGTCTGCTGGGCGCACGGACACGCCGTCATCCCTATCACCTCGGCGCCGATCGTCTTCCGTATCCTTTCCCCTCTCACGGCGGTCCCGCCCGCCAGCAGCTTGTATATCTCCAGCGTTTCCCTTCCCAAGGGGGTCCTGCTCTCCCGGAAGTACTCCGCCTCTATACTGACATTCGCCGTTCTGGCATATTCATGGTGGACGAGCAGTTTCCTGCACATGCCGCATGCCATGTTCTCCAGGCCGGTCACCGGCGCCCTTATGCTCTCTTCCACGATATCGCTGAGGACCTCCACGTTCCTGGACAGGTGGGATCCTTTCTGCTCTGCCGGAAGATCCACAAAAATGTCTATTGAACAGTTCAGCGCTCCGTTCAGGGCGCTGCTGATCCCTTCTCTCTTTACGACCACCGGCTTCCTTACGCCGGTAACGCCTACTTTTGTGAGCTTGGACCACGTATCGCCTTTCCGATACTGCACATCGCACTTCAAAGTCATGCGGCGTAATATCCGTTTTAACTTAAAAAGTATAGAGTTACAACAGTTCAGGTAGCAACAAGAAATATCATATCGTATGTTCTATCGGAACGCATGCTGTGCGGCGTCGACGAGGCGGGAAGAGGCTCCGTGCTCGGCCCTTTGGTGGTCGGAGCCGTCTGTTCGGTATCGGACAGGGCGCTCATCGACATCGGAGTGAAGGACTCGAAGAAGCTCTCTCCCAGAACAAGGGAACGCATGTATGACCGGATAGTCAGCGTCTGCGGGGTCAGCGTCGTCTGCGCGTCCGCGGCGGAGATAGACGGCAGGAGGAAAGAGATGTCGCTGAACGAGATCGAACTGAGGATGTTCGTCGAGGCCTGTTCGGCGCTGTCCCCGTCTTCTGTGTACGCGGACTGTCCGGATGTGAACGAGGAGTCCTTTTCAAAAGAGATGCGCAGAATGATGAAAGATGCGGTGATAATAGCCAGACACAAGGCCGACGATATATTTCCGATAGTCTCCGCCGCATCCATTGTCGCAAAAGTGACCCGGGACAGGATGATCGCCGATATTCAAAATGAACTGGGAACCGATATCGGAAGCGGCTATCCGAGCGACCGTTGTACGATGGAGTTCATAGAAAAATGGATAAAAGATAACGGAACTCCTCCCCCACATACGCGCTGTTCATGGGAGCCGGTGAGACAGATGATGACCGTTTCGAAGAACACCAAGATCAGCGACTGGTGAGATCATGAGCATGGAAGCATCGATTCAGACACTTATTGACAAGTTCCACGGGAAGATGGAGAAGGATGAACTGGCAAGAGAAGAGATAATGCCATTGAAGAAAACGTTCAACATCGACCTCGGTACGGAGCATTACTCAATGAGGCTGGAGAATGCCCGGATAGAGGATTTCGTGCCGCAGATGCTTGACGAGGCCGACGTGACCCTCTACACCACACCGGAAAGTCTCCAGGGGCTCATAGACGGCACCCTCAGGCCGATGAAAGCGTACATCACGAAGAAGATAACGATAAAAGGCAAGATACAGGACCTCCTGTTCCTGAAGAAGTTCTTCTGACGAAGGGATACGGTCCTTCGTTACACGATGCCGATAAACCTGCCGCACACTGTATCAGACGGACCGCGTGTGTTCTAGCTACGGAATTCGTGAACTGTGCAGTCAGAGCAGGCTGTGCAAAGTTTTTATATCAAATAGCAGTAGGAGGGGATAACAGCGAGGTGGGGTAGCCAGGATATCCCGTCGGGCTCATAACCCGGAGACCGGTCGTTCAAATCGACCCCTCGCTACCATCCTTTCTATCACTTTTCCGCACTGGGTCTTTCTTTGACCTTATAACAGGCCCTTCGCTTCTTCGGGAGATATCTCCAGCGCCTTGAGCATGTATTCCAGAGCTTTCTTGGCATACGGCGCCCTTGCCTTCGGGTCCTCCATTATTTCTCCGTAGGTTGCCATGACATTGTTGAAGTACTCGATGGCGAACTCAGAGTAAAGCGACGATTCCAGCGACTCGTCGATCTGCGCTGCCTCATTGTATGCTTTTTCGGCCTCGTCGTACTTATTCACGGAGATACAGAACGAGCCGTATGACTGGTAGTATTCCACCTTGTCTCCGTCCAGCTCTATCGCTTTCTTATAAGAATC
It contains:
- a CDS encoding archaeosine biosynthesis radical SAM protein RaSEA, whose product is MKEKRSPSQLEACWKEKDLISGRVSDAMVMIMRTNGCCWAKTGGCTMCGYRQASLSRVTEDDLNRQVDEALSKYNEEGFVKIYTSGSFLDENEIPLSIRERILKEFSGCERILFESRPEFVKEETIAALPKTITIALGLESSDPDVLATSISKGFTPDDSRNAGMIIKGAGLTVRTYLLLKPPFLTESVAMEDTIRSALFADEFSDEISINPLNVQRGTYAERLWRAGELRPPWVWSLTEVLRKLSGAVNARLMSSPSGGGTMRGVHNCGKCDRNVLEGIEKFSFSQDVKDLDVKCDCIKDWQTYLGLERILGTAADLDRRFDNDLALGSAKDG
- a CDS encoding SCP2 sterol-binding domain-containing protein codes for the protein MSMEASIQTLIDKFHGKMEKDELAREEIMPLKKTFNIDLGTEHYSMRLENARIEDFVPQMLDEADVTLYTTPESLQGLIDGTLRPMKAYITKKITIKGKIQDLLFLKKFF
- a CDS encoding C15orf41 family protein, whose amino-acid sequence is MEYDEYKKLYDSLNRPDDIERLLEKGYDQRLLETLYTQKTSRDVKKRFHFIKQKAPDMLREWKRGRTIMNISDKYRFPPILTAMFIFLEDGASRKQFWEFIKTPELLESQQTADEVRDVVRNDFVYSPDANDRQKERGVWGETLLQDWLDEQNIKYRTEEDLRGEGQKTPDCLLDEPMLYDGKKICWIESKASFGDNVEFRFNSRKQLCPYTNLFGPGLVVYWTGCLNDMECPEGVYISDISVLEKKLEKITE
- the mptA gene encoding GTP cyclohydrolase MptA, which codes for MTLKCDVQYRKGDTWSKLTKVGVTGVRKPVVVKREGISSALNGALNCSIDIFVDLPAEQKGSHLSRNVEVLSDIVEESIRAPVTGLENMACGMCRKLLVHHEYARTANVSIEAEYFRESRTPLGRETLEIYKLLAGGTAVRGERIRKTIGAEVIGMTACPCAQQTVSEMTGCGGTAVMSHNQRNVCTALFTTDEGTDVEADEIIDIIQGAFSSPTFELLKRDDEGQVVINAHANPKFVEDVVRSVLESIVEKYEKLPDNVEITVKSESEESIHKHDAFAERTATLGELREEYKRKITR
- a CDS encoding tetratricopeptide repeat protein, which codes for MAEDTPDKKIMAGMKAMDEGDFKKAYSHFKKLAEEYPKNAEIWYYKAECGNYASGMFGAKVSPEEIMDSYKKAIELDGDKVEYYQSYGSFCISVNKYDEAEKAYNEAAQIDESLESSLYSEFAIEYFNNVMATYGEIMEDPKARAPYAKKALEYMLKALEISPEEAKGLL
- a CDS encoding DUF5611 family protein, producing the protein MVEYDIKKGWFKNIEGDLLENMMKDVFGNASKKGDALVSSYGVLESITVKVIGKDKLEVVTASKEGKMADSDILDSKRKLNVFVEKATGFDAKARMKRAQAKAKSGEL
- the rnhB gene encoding ribonuclease HII is translated as MLCGVDEAGRGSVLGPLVVGAVCSVSDRALIDIGVKDSKKLSPRTRERMYDRIVSVCGVSVVCASAAEIDGRRKEMSLNEIELRMFVEACSALSPSSVYADCPDVNEESFSKEMRRMMKDAVIIARHKADDIFPIVSAASIVAKVTRDRMIADIQNELGTDIGSGYPSDRCTMEFIEKWIKDNGTPPPHTRCSWEPVRQMMTVSKNTKISDW
- a CDS encoding FAD-dependent oxidoreductase; this encodes MVREIVIIGSGAAGITAASSARKTDPDAKITVFTEDADIAYSPCVIPWAVEGKIAWENVIMRTPDHYSREKMIDVLTQTKVDSADGSAKTVTAGGKTYGYDSLVIAAGGRTFIPPIGGVDLDGVFGVRTLRDGRNIQSYAEGVKSIVICGAGTIGLEMALAFSHLGKDVTVVEMQDQILPRIADKDMADEVQRYLEDKGIVFALNSPVQSVNGAGKVSGVTAGNKEYPCGMVIFATGVRANTEIPKQLGLDIGQLGGVIVSPSLQPYKRGRIVPDVYVAGDIIQCSSAAMPGPTVSQLGSSAVRQGKVAGKNAAGGKALYGPVASPWVSVIDEMEIAGTGLSLGLASWYGADLVCGKADGLTRARYYPDTKKMTVKVLADAASHRIVGAQIIAGEGATGRINWLTSAIMSGVTAEDLLVRAENAYCPPTSMVKDVVISAVEDLCEKLK